The Crocosphaera subtropica ATCC 51142 genome includes a window with the following:
- a CDS encoding NblA/ycf18 family protein, producing MDAKTFELSMEQQFQLQCLQQEFQDLEREQVIDYLIDTMQQIMARDNLIRDLMKNDLF from the coding sequence ATGGACGCAAAAACCTTTGAACTATCGATGGAACAGCAGTTTCAACTGCAATGCTTACAGCAGGAGTTCCAAGACTTAGAACGGGAACAAGTCATTGATTACTTGATCGACACCATGCAGCAAATCATGGCTAGAGACAATCTAATCAGAGATTTGATGAAAAACGACCTATTCTAG
- a CDS encoding ribonuclease R family protein yields MEFSIATLLSHFSDNKLVAAKLLEKKLGCEDEESVEKLQIILDALELVGILEKERGKYRRVKEDDLVEAKLRCSSKGFCFAIQDEEDAEDIYVRELHLSNAWNGDRVLVKVIKEGTRRRSPEGEVRLILERANPSLLAQVKKEEEKYQAIPLDDRLLFELMLEQNGGNLEAAVDHLVHVSVVRYPIGEHPPIGRVTRILGSDAEAAADTDIVCCKHDLSQTFSDEVEQAAKELPTTFDPQTLEKRADWREVLTFTFTEDVKRDCLPFIETAFTLEKTEDNDWQFAVHISDIAHYIQPNSLLDKTAKKRGTTVYLGEKVLPMLPEAVTERYSLKPNQDFLTISVIMTFDKNGQLIEYSIEPTVIRVDHQLTYPEVQSILADLEQVPDHQQPLAEKLKHLFFTLSPLVKAQRLQRGGFELQLEPRSPYQDEGRVGTLIASSRTPIRSLLTELVVLANKAVANHIQALGIPGIYCTQPEPDWEELEDLLKLAQNLGLEASLESEEEITPQDYYNLTQMLGKSSHVHVLSYLLHETLKSSKYNSHPGSHFGLAYDDCYTHCVSPGKRYVDLLIQRVLKLVFSDGRDRRTRQTKTGVNLFSSSCHGNINWNVLPPAMQEELEETFHVLVTYLNDREKTAEEAEKDLEGLQKAEKMKERTGKVFKGLITGVQSYGFFVEIEDLLVEGLVHVSSLKDDWYEYRSRHGCLVGRKNHIAYRLGDEVEVEVKSVDYYRQQIDLVTVSGGSSSNNGDWNDD; encoded by the coding sequence ATGGAATTTTCAATCGCTACATTATTATCCCACTTCAGTGATAACAAATTGGTGGCGGCCAAACTCCTAGAGAAAAAATTGGGATGTGAAGACGAAGAAAGCGTCGAAAAATTACAAATCATCCTAGACGCATTAGAATTAGTTGGCATCCTAGAAAAAGAACGGGGTAAATATCGTCGAGTTAAAGAAGACGATCTCGTAGAAGCTAAGTTACGCTGTTCGAGTAAGGGGTTTTGCTTCGCTATCCAAGATGAAGAAGATGCAGAAGACATCTATGTGAGAGAACTCCATCTTAGTAACGCTTGGAACGGCGATCGCGTCTTAGTCAAAGTCATCAAAGAAGGAACCCGTCGCCGTTCCCCTGAAGGAGAAGTTAGACTCATTTTAGAAAGGGCTAACCCCTCTCTATTGGCCCAGGTCAAAAAAGAAGAGGAAAAATATCAAGCCATTCCCCTCGACGATCGCTTACTCTTTGAATTAATGCTTGAACAGAATGGGGGTAACTTAGAGGCAGCCGTGGATCATCTGGTTCATGTCTCTGTGGTCCGTTATCCCATCGGTGAACACCCTCCCATTGGACGAGTGACCCGCATTTTAGGCAGCGATGCAGAAGCGGCCGCCGATACCGATATTGTCTGCTGTAAACACGATCTTTCCCAAACCTTTAGTGACGAAGTAGAACAAGCAGCCAAAGAACTTCCTACAACCTTTGACCCCCAAACCCTAGAAAAACGGGCCGACTGGCGTGAGGTTCTCACTTTTACCTTCACCGAAGATGTCAAACGAGACTGTCTCCCCTTTATCGAAACGGCCTTTACCCTAGAAAAAACCGAAGACAATGACTGGCAATTTGCTGTCCATATTAGCGATATTGCCCACTATATTCAACCAAACTCTTTACTGGATAAAACCGCCAAAAAACGAGGAACAACGGTTTATCTAGGGGAAAAAGTTTTACCCATGCTACCCGAAGCCGTCACCGAACGTTATTCTTTAAAACCCAATCAAGATTTTTTAACCATCTCGGTGATTATGACCTTCGATAAAAATGGTCAACTCATAGAATATAGCATTGAACCCACAGTGATTCGGGTGGATCATCAACTCACCTATCCGGAAGTTCAGTCTATCTTAGCTGATTTAGAGCAAGTTCCTGACCACCAACAACCCCTAGCTGAAAAACTCAAACATCTCTTTTTTACCCTTAGTCCCCTAGTTAAAGCCCAACGGTTACAACGAGGAGGATTTGAACTACAATTAGAACCACGATCGCCCTATCAAGATGAGGGTAGGGTAGGAACTTTAATTGCCTCTTCTCGAACCCCTATTCGTTCCCTGTTGACCGAGTTGGTAGTCTTAGCAAATAAAGCAGTTGCTAACCATATTCAGGCTTTAGGCATACCAGGAATCTATTGTACCCAACCCGAACCAGACTGGGAAGAGTTAGAAGACCTATTGAAATTAGCCCAAAATTTAGGGTTAGAGGCATCCCTCGAATCGGAAGAAGAAATTACTCCCCAAGATTATTATAATTTAACCCAAATGTTAGGGAAATCTTCCCATGTTCATGTTCTCAGTTATTTACTCCATGAAACCCTAAAATCATCCAAGTATAATAGTCACCCCGGATCTCATTTTGGCTTAGCTTATGATGATTGTTACACCCATTGTGTCTCCCCTGGTAAACGCTATGTTGATTTATTAATTCAACGGGTCTTAAAATTAGTCTTTAGTGATGGACGCGATCGCCGTACCCGACAAACCAAAACTGGCGTTAATCTCTTCAGTAGTAGCTGTCATGGTAACATTAACTGGAATGTTTTACCCCCGGCTATGCAAGAAGAGTTAGAAGAGACATTTCATGTCTTAGTTACCTATCTCAATGACCGAGAAAAAACCGCCGAAGAAGCTGAAAAAGACCTAGAAGGACTGCAAAAAGCAGAAAAAATGAAGGAACGAACCGGTAAAGTTTTTAAGGGGTTAATTACAGGGGTTCAATCCTATGGTTTCTTTGTGGAAATCGAAGATTTATTAGTAGAAGGATTAGTTCATGTGAGTTCTCTGAAAGACGACTGGTATGAATACCGTTCCCGTCATGGTTGTTTAGTGGGACGTAAAAATCATATTGCTTATCGTTTAGGAGATGAAGTGGAAGTTGAGGTTAAAAGTGTCGATTATTATCGGCAACAAATCGATTTAGTCACCGTCAGTGGAGGAAGTTCAAGCAATAATGGTGACTGGAACGATGATTAA
- a CDS encoding Uma2 family endonuclease encodes MLPTITPDTIDLPAGTILKFPGTLADYEHLLKQVGDRSIPRIRFRDNHILLMSPFPEHANEIDVISNLIKAMLGYQGEDWQSFHPVTLKYGKIPGLEPDACFYIENYQAILGKRKLDMSIDPPPDLAIEIYVASLTNIENYISLAIPEVWIYKTNELHIYHFTENHYIETNNSFIFPDFPVKEIISYYVDRAWQVGSSVALRDFNQTLSH; translated from the coding sequence ATGTTACCGACTATAACTCCAGACACAATCGATCTTCCAGCAGGAACAATTTTAAAGTTTCCTGGGACTTTAGCCGATTATGAACACCTTTTAAAGCAAGTAGGCGATCGCTCAATTCCCCGCATTCGTTTTCGAGATAACCATATTCTACTGATGAGTCCTTTCCCTGAACACGCTAATGAAATAGATGTCATATCAAATTTAATTAAAGCAATGTTGGGCTATCAAGGGGAAGATTGGCAAAGCTTTCACCCGGTAACGTTAAAGTATGGCAAAATACCAGGATTAGAACCCGATGCTTGTTTTTATATCGAGAACTATCAAGCCATACTGGGAAAACGTAAGCTAGATATGAGTATCGATCCGCCACCAGATTTAGCGATAGAAATTTATGTTGCTTCTTTGACTAACATTGAAAATTACATTTCTTTGGCAATTCCTGAAGTCTGGATTTACAAAACGAATGAATTACATATCTATCATTTTACTGAGAACCACTATATAGAAACTAATAATAGTTTTATTTTTCCTGATTTTCCTGTCAAAGAGATTATTTCTTACTATGTTGATCGCGCTTGGCAAGTTGGTTCATCGGTTGCTTTGAGAGATTTTAATCAAACTTTATCTCATTGA
- a CDS encoding IS200/IS605 family accessory protein TnpB-related protein, whose amino-acid sequence MIRTDVWNLNVTSSQKKLLLLTVAEYRKFLKPLVFIVNAEWRTIGNLTDKEKVNYLEKSIHVTNKNPKAKYLYYQKVINKYPSFRKFPSYLRRAAIADAIGIVSSFQTRYREWQSGIRKYRKVRPPRLTAMCQSYPALYKGQQVKYNNDYQNVDLKVWNGSDWVWLEKVPVKGHGLNRHKVIGNQMKSPALVVNAKTCQLSMPVKVKPIKKEDSDYVCSVDLGINNAATCSIVGRDGTVKARKFINPARDIDRRNKRKMMIAKKSKQTHQKTGKKFVKGFCQGIYRKSSNINLEISRKVARQIIEFAKLHNVKVIVMENLAGWKAKGGKKGTLMRQKFHLWCHQKIVEILNNRWAELGGDVQTINPKYTSAYAFDGSGKVKRNKKNYSLCTFSSGKQYNADLCASYNIGARYWYSVLIGDKYFSRVFVSESPTNTLRTPITLGTLRGLKSSGCK is encoded by the coding sequence ATGATTCGCACAGATGTCTGGAATCTCAATGTGACATCATCCCAAAAAAAGCTATTATTATTGACAGTTGCAGAATATAGAAAATTCTTAAAACCTTTAGTTTTTATTGTTAATGCAGAATGGAGAACAATTGGTAATCTCACCGATAAAGAGAAAGTCAATTATCTAGAGAAATCCATTCATGTAACTAACAAAAATCCCAAGGCTAAATATTTATATTATCAAAAAGTTATCAATAAATATCCATCGTTTCGGAAGTTTCCGAGTTATTTAAGAAGAGCAGCAATAGCTGATGCTATTGGCATTGTTTCAAGTTTTCAGACTCGTTATAGAGAATGGCAATCAGGGATAAGAAAATATAGAAAAGTTAGACCTCCTCGCTTAACAGCTATGTGTCAATCTTATCCTGCTTTATATAAAGGTCAACAAGTTAAATATAATAATGATTATCAAAATGTTGACCTCAAAGTTTGGAATGGTTCGGATTGGGTATGGTTAGAAAAAGTCCCAGTTAAAGGTCATGGACTTAACCGACATAAAGTGATAGGAAATCAAATGAAATCACCAGCCTTGGTGGTTAATGCTAAGACTTGTCAGCTTTCAATGCCAGTTAAAGTTAAACCGATAAAAAAGGAGGATTCAGACTATGTTTGTTCTGTAGATTTAGGCATTAACAATGCAGCAACTTGTTCAATTGTTGGACGAGACGGTACTGTAAAAGCTCGGAAATTTATCAATCCAGCTAGAGACATAGACCGTAGAAATAAGCGAAAAATGATGATTGCTAAAAAGTCAAAGCAGACTCACCAAAAGACAGGAAAAAAGTTTGTTAAAGGCTTTTGTCAAGGTATTTATCGAAAATCAAGCAATATTAATTTAGAGATTTCTCGTAAAGTAGCTAGACAAATTATTGAGTTTGCTAAACTTCATAATGTTAAAGTAATCGTTATGGAAAACTTAGCAGGATGGAAAGCTAAGGGAGGAAAAAAAGGCACTTTAATGAGACAAAAGTTTCATTTATGGTGTCATCAAAAAATTGTAGAGATTTTAAATAACCGATGGGCAGAATTAGGGGGAGATGTGCAAACAATTAACCCTAAATATACCAGTGCTTATGCCTTTGATGGTAGTGGAAAAGTTAAACGAAATAAAAAGAATTATTCTTTATGTACTTTTTCTTCTGGTAAACAATATAATGCTGATCTTTGCGCCTCATATAACATCGGAGCAAGATATTGGTATTCTGTCTTAATTGGTGATAAGTATTTCTCTAGGGTATTTGTTAGCGAAAGTCCTACAAATACATTGCGAACACCAATAACTCTAGGGACACTCAGGGGTCTAAAATCTTCTGGGTGCAAGTGA
- the rpiA gene encoding ribose-5-phosphate isomerase RpiA: MSDPIVMMKQEVGKAAAARVKSDSIVGLGTGSTTAYAIQYIGERLQSGELKNIVGVTTSFQAEVLARKYNIPLSTLDVVDRIDIAIDGADEVDPQKNLIKGGGAAHTQEKIVDSLAEQFIVVVDGGKLVDKLGSTFLLPVEVIPKAVVPVMRKLEQLGGKPELRMGVKKAGPVVTDQGNLVIDVKFDSIDDPATLEKTINNIPGVLENGLFVGVTDVVLVGEIIDNKPVVREI; the protein is encoded by the coding sequence ATGTCAGATCCGATTGTGATGATGAAACAAGAGGTGGGTAAAGCAGCAGCAGCCCGTGTTAAATCAGATTCGATTGTGGGTTTAGGAACAGGGTCAACCACTGCCTACGCCATACAATATATTGGTGAACGGTTACAATCGGGAGAATTAAAGAATATTGTCGGCGTTACTACTTCGTTTCAAGCAGAGGTCTTGGCGAGAAAGTATAATATCCCCTTAAGCACTCTAGATGTGGTTGATCGCATTGACATCGCCATTGATGGGGCTGATGAGGTTGATCCTCAAAAGAACTTAATCAAAGGTGGCGGTGCAGCCCATACCCAAGAAAAAATTGTTGATAGTTTAGCAGAACAGTTTATTGTAGTGGTTGATGGCGGTAAACTGGTGGATAAGTTGGGGTCAACTTTTTTATTACCTGTTGAGGTAATTCCTAAAGCCGTTGTTCCTGTGATGCGTAAATTGGAGCAATTGGGAGGCAAACCAGAATTACGAATGGGAGTCAAAAAGGCAGGTCCTGTGGTAACAGACCAAGGTAATTTGGTTATTGATGTGAAGTTCGACAGTATTGATGATCCTGCAACCCTGGAAAAAACCATTAATAATATCCCTGGTGTACTAGAAAATGGCTTATTCGTTGGGGTTACTGATGTGGTGTTAGTGGGTGAAATTATTGATAATAAACCTGTTGTCCGAGAAATTTAA
- a CDS encoding NblA/ycf18 family protein, with translation MENTSCNLTLEQQFEMKRIRDAATQMSREQALDLLIQASRLLMIKTNVVRNLGK, from the coding sequence ATGGAAAACACCTCTTGCAATCTAACCTTAGAACAACAATTTGAGATGAAACGGATTCGTGATGCGGCCACTCAAATGAGTCGGGAACAAGCATTAGATTTGTTGATTCAAGCATCACGACTATTAATGATTAAAACAAATGTGGTTCGCAACTTGGGCAAATAG
- a CDS encoding RNA recognition motif domain-containing protein, with product MPIRLYVGNLPKENLERQTLEELFADGGEIVSIKVIKERKTGKCRGFAFVTVPNDELADAFIEKYNGQSFMDNDLKIEKALPRNKGKDSPNEGNADNKPATKSKKGGGKKRNTRSSSSSSSSSNESFQPDPRWADQLAQLKEMLAASSNN from the coding sequence ATGCCTATTCGCTTATATGTAGGTAATTTACCCAAAGAAAACCTAGAACGCCAAACCTTGGAGGAACTATTTGCTGATGGAGGCGAAATTGTATCCATTAAGGTGATCAAAGAACGCAAAACCGGCAAATGTCGTGGCTTTGCCTTTGTTACCGTTCCTAACGATGAATTAGCTGACGCATTTATTGAAAAATACAATGGTCAGTCCTTTATGGATAATGATCTCAAAATTGAGAAAGCATTGCCCCGCAACAAAGGAAAAGACTCACCTAATGAGGGAAATGCGGACAATAAACCTGCTACTAAATCCAAAAAAGGTGGCGGGAAAAAACGCAATACTCGTTCTTCTTCATCTAGTAGCAGTTCTTCTAACGAAAGCTTTCAACCCGATCCCCGTTGGGCTGATCAATTAGCACAACTCAAAGAAATGCTGGCAGCGTCTTCTAATAACTAA
- a CDS encoding polysaccharide deacetylase family protein, with the protein MFSTPSQWFSFKLALCCSSGLIMAIYSLILVNLIHQDNSTNNSKVTSTHLEQERNCQFSASESHSNLPKLGLTINSSALVSQTVFSDIDLNLQDCLNGIISVGKSHHKQQLIISPTTFPVLWNAAKNANQAISKPFPYIHESARAAKVPIFMYHDILPKKEVFFDVTPEELENHFKYIQEKGLTPISLDLLLDHLQKGIPLPDKPILLSFDDGYGGHYDHVYPLLKKYNYPAVFSVYVKKMDGTTARSSLTWEQLQQLADDPLITIASHTISHPRDLRELSDDELFQEVMMSKEILEEKLGIPIKYFTYPEGKHDARVKQWAMAAGYKMALSMSNEEEIFAGESPDLLSIGRFGQSQLQVVSGDAWGGYPGEHLDGGFNFTATITKREHQIDGIELVIINGGKPSTIHADSRYQVSEIMAKSEAVAAVDGGFFSLKYLDSNVMIGPVMSQGEEFTPGNQSENPRLNGRPLVLISDQWVKFVPFDADIHNTWAGVANESDEGEFITDTFVAAAWLVKDSLAQPYESFGNLFDFHVPRHRAFWGIHRSGQPMIGVSKNPVDSIQLGHILQQLGFRDAVMLDSGASTSLAYKGESLVGYIPRPVPHVVVLLPSVSSLLETTE; encoded by the coding sequence ATGTTCTCTACTCCGTCGCAATGGTTTTCTTTTAAACTGGCTTTATGCTGTAGTAGTGGCTTAATTATGGCTATTTATAGCCTAATTTTGGTCAATTTAATTCATCAAGATAATTCAACAAATAATAGTAAAGTAACATCAACTCACCTTGAACAAGAGAGAAACTGTCAATTTTCTGCTTCTGAGTCCCATAGTAATTTGCCAAAATTAGGATTAACTATTAATTCTTCTGCTTTAGTAAGTCAAACTGTTTTTTCTGATATTGATTTAAACTTACAAGACTGTTTAAATGGGATTATTTCTGTGGGAAAGTCTCATCATAAACAACAATTAATTATCTCCCCAACCACATTTCCTGTATTATGGAACGCAGCTAAGAATGCTAATCAAGCTATTTCTAAACCCTTTCCCTATATTCATGAAAGTGCTAGAGCAGCCAAGGTTCCGATTTTCATGTATCATGATATTCTACCCAAAAAAGAAGTCTTTTTTGATGTTACACCCGAAGAATTAGAAAACCATTTTAAGTACATTCAAGAAAAGGGGTTGACTCCCATTAGTCTTGATTTATTACTCGACCATTTACAAAAAGGAATTCCCCTACCAGATAAACCCATTTTACTCAGTTTTGACGATGGTTATGGAGGCCATTATGACCATGTTTATCCCTTATTGAAAAAGTATAATTATCCTGCTGTTTTCTCGGTGTATGTGAAGAAAATGGATGGAACAACAGCCCGTTCTAGTTTAACCTGGGAACAATTACAACAACTAGCCGATGACCCCTTAATCACCATTGCTTCTCATACCATTAGTCATCCAAGAGATTTAAGAGAATTATCCGATGATGAATTATTTCAAGAAGTAATGATGTCCAAAGAAATTCTAGAAGAAAAATTAGGGATTCCCATTAAATATTTTACCTATCCCGAAGGAAAACATGATGCTAGGGTCAAACAGTGGGCGATGGCTGCTGGTTATAAAATGGCGTTATCGATGTCTAATGAAGAAGAAATATTCGCAGGAGAATCTCCCGATTTATTAAGTATTGGTCGTTTTGGTCAATCACAATTACAAGTGGTTTCTGGTGATGCTTGGGGCGGTTATCCGGGAGAACATTTAGATGGTGGATTTAATTTTACGGCTACGATTACGAAACGAGAACATCAGATTGATGGGATAGAATTGGTTATTATTAACGGCGGTAAACCCAGTACCATTCATGCTGATAGTCGGTATCAAGTATCAGAAATTATGGCTAAAAGTGAGGCAGTTGCTGCAGTTGATGGGGGGTTTTTCTCTTTAAAATATCTAGACTCCAACGTAATGATAGGACCGGTGATGAGTCAAGGGGAAGAATTTACGCCAGGAAATCAGAGTGAAAATCCCAGATTGAATGGTCGGCCGTTAGTTTTAATTAGCGATCAATGGGTTAAGTTTGTCCCCTTTGATGCAGACATTCATAACACTTGGGCAGGGGTTGCTAATGAATCTGATGAGGGTGAATTTATCACAGATACCTTTGTGGCAGCAGCTTGGTTAGTGAAAGATTCTTTGGCACAACCCTATGAAAGTTTTGGTAATTTATTTGATTTTCATGTTCCTCGACACCGTGCTTTTTGGGGGATTCATCGGTCAGGACAACCCATGATAGGGGTTTCTAAAAATCCAGTTGATTCTATACAATTGGGACACATTTTACAGCAATTAGGGTTTAGGGATGCGGTTATGTTAGATTCAGGGGCGAGTACATCTTTAGCTTACAAAGGGGAATCTTTGGTGGGTTATATTCCCCGTCCCGTTCCCCATGTGGTGGTATTATTACCCTCTGTATCTTCTTTGTTGGAAACTACAGAGTAA
- a CDS encoding transposase translates to MKTVTSRRLRSEYSKHLSQFYWGSNPQFWSSSYAIISVGAQAPLERLIEYVQNQEQPESGCFAFIYWFR, encoded by the coding sequence ATAAAAACTGTTACTTCTCGCCGTTTACGTTCTGAATACTCTAAACATTTATCTCAATTTTATTGGGGTTCTAATCCTCAATTTTGGTCAAGTAGTTATGCCATTATTAGTGTTGGCGCACAAGCTCCCTTAGAACGACTTATTGAATATGTACAAAACCAAGAACAACCAGAATCAGGATGCTTCGCTTTTATTTACTGGTTTCGCTAA
- a CDS encoding DUF3153 domain-containing protein produces MNYQTKVTKNKNKRGILKQLFLPLIVSILVLLTGCVRYDVGVNFYEQHQGEIVQHIRLAQQLTSLSKTEANQWLNSLESRAKALQGKAKKVSDEEIIVRIPFSNGQELTDKFNHFFNPNYSKLASGLKVENPELVQLKAEMSIKQSNWIFFERNKLNIDVDLRALGVLSNQGNIIVSPGSLVDLEFVLNAPLRVRNLDKTSNLNSESNPNYTQTSWQLEPGQINHIETSFWVPSYLGIGTVIIILVILLGFYAKHRHFPGVQKTV; encoded by the coding sequence GTGAATTATCAAACTAAAGTGACTAAAAACAAAAATAAAAGAGGGATATTAAAACAGTTATTTCTACCTCTAATTGTCAGTATATTAGTTTTATTAACGGGATGTGTTCGGTACGATGTTGGGGTAAATTTTTATGAGCAACATCAGGGAGAAATTGTACAACATATTCGCTTAGCCCAACAGTTAACTAGCCTCAGTAAAACCGAAGCCAATCAATGGTTAAATAGTTTAGAAAGTCGCGCCAAAGCATTACAAGGAAAAGCCAAAAAAGTTTCTGATGAAGAAATTATTGTGAGAATTCCTTTTAGTAATGGTCAAGAATTAACCGATAAATTTAACCACTTCTTTAACCCTAATTATTCTAAACTTGCCTCCGGTTTAAAAGTAGAAAATCCTGAATTAGTGCAACTGAAAGCGGAGATGTCCATCAAACAAAGTAACTGGATATTTTTTGAGCGAAATAAGCTGAATATTGACGTTGATTTGAGGGCTTTAGGGGTACTCTCTAACCAAGGCAATATTATTGTTAGTCCAGGATCTCTAGTGGATTTAGAATTTGTTTTAAACGCCCCTTTACGAGTAAGAAATTTGGATAAAACGAGTAACTTAAATAGCGAATCTAATCCTAACTATACCCAAACCAGTTGGCAACTAGAACCCGGTCAAATTAATCACATTGAAACCTCTTTTTGGGTTCCTAGTTATTTAGGCATCGGAACTGTTATTATTATCCTAGTTATCTTATTAGGATTCTACGCCAAACATCGACATTTTCCAGGGGTTCAAAAAACCGTTTAA
- a CDS encoding NUDIX hydrolase, protein MNQERIIFGSDWVTVKETARGFQYLERKGKDSVAVFLLRRKKLNSQAYEVMIRQQPLCIDNHELHGKLKLYPCPITGGIDQGETPEQAAIREVEEESGFSVQVLPLGRYIVGTQTNEICYLYYADVTKLEPEEAKQDGTYFELISKNEWHDFEYLSQCDYSACQIGYFRLKNVLDLD, encoded by the coding sequence ATGAATCAAGAAAGAATTATTTTTGGCAGTGACTGGGTTACTGTTAAAGAAACAGCGAGAGGCTTTCAGTATTTGGAGAGGAAAGGAAAAGATTCAGTCGCAGTATTTCTTTTGAGAAGAAAAAAGCTAAATTCACAAGCTTATGAAGTAATGATTCGGCAACAGCCCCTTTGTATTGATAATCACGAACTTCATGGGAAACTCAAACTCTATCCTTGTCCCATCACTGGGGGGATTGATCAAGGAGAAACCCCAGAACAAGCAGCTATTAGGGAAGTTGAGGAAGAATCGGGTTTTTCAGTGCAGGTTTTGCCTCTCGGTCGATATATTGTCGGGACACAAACTAATGAAATCTGCTATTTATATTATGCTGATGTCACTAAACTAGAGCCAGAAGAAGCGAAACAAGATGGCACTTACTTCGAGTTGATCAGTAAAAATGAATGGCATGATTTTGAGTATTTGAGTCAGTGTGATTATTCAGCTTGTCAGATAGGGTATTTTCGGTTGAAAAATGTGTTGGATCTTGACTGA
- a CDS encoding molybdenum cofactor guanylyltransferase, whose amino-acid sequence MEKPFQSALSAIILAGGKSSRMGKDKALIEIKGVPLLQRSATLIQAYANPIYIITPWIERYQRIVPSSCYLLQEVCPSGDSQGPLVGFAQALSHVKTEWVLLLACDLPNLTTQAIEEWLQQLHQVSDQVTACLPLHEKGWDPLCGFYRSSCLTSLESFIQAGGRSFQQWLQCEYVQELFVSDRSVLFNCNTQMDLKGIIEKSR is encoded by the coding sequence ATGGAAAAACCTTTCCAATCCGCTCTTAGTGCCATTATCCTTGCAGGGGGTAAAAGCTCCCGTATGGGCAAAGATAAAGCACTGATTGAGATTAAAGGCGTTCCCTTGTTACAACGGAGTGCTACCTTAATCCAAGCATATGCTAACCCTATTTATATTATTACCCCTTGGATAGAGCGTTATCAAAGGATCGTTCCTTCAAGCTGTTATCTATTGCAAGAAGTATGTCCATCGGGAGATAGTCAAGGTCCGCTAGTGGGATTCGCTCAAGCTTTATCCCATGTTAAGACAGAATGGGTGTTATTGTTAGCCTGTGATTTACCTAACTTAACAACTCAAGCCATCGAGGAATGGTTACAACAGTTACATCAAGTTTCTGATCAAGTCACTGCTTGTTTACCCCTTCATGAAAAAGGGTGGGACCCGTTGTGTGGGTTTTATCGTTCTTCTTGTTTAACGTCCCTAGAGAGCTTTATCCAAGCAGGAGGGCGATCCTTTCAGCAATGGTTACAATGCGAATATGTCCAAGAACTATTTGTCAGCGATCGCTCTGTTCTTTTTAATTGTAATACCCAGATGGATCTCAAGGGAATCATCGAAAAAAGTCGATGA